One Tolypothrix bouteillei VB521301 DNA window includes the following coding sequences:
- a CDS encoding DUF1257 domain-containing protein translates to MSHFSQIKTQIRNVESLKDALSELGLDWKQGPREVRGYRGQKQNAEITIEQDNGYDIGFRWNGQEYELVADLQYWQQNLTVEGFLRKVTQRYAYHTVVKETARAGFQVAEQQKNEDGSIRLLVQRWSS, encoded by the coding sequence ATGTCACATTTTAGCCAAATTAAAACCCAAATCCGTAACGTTGAATCTTTGAAAGATGCTTTATCAGAGTTGGGGCTAGACTGGAAACAGGGTCCACGTGAAGTCCGTGGATATCGCGGTCAAAAGCAGAATGCCGAAATTACCATCGAACAAGATAACGGTTATGACATCGGTTTTAGATGGAATGGTCAAGAATACGAGCTGGTTGCCGATCTACAGTACTGGCAACAAAACTTAACCGTAGAAGGGTTTCTACGTAAAGTGACACAGCGCTATGCGTACCACACAGTTGTGAAAGAAACGGCTCGTGCTGGATTTCAAGTTGCCGAACAGCAAAAGAATGAAGATGGTTCAATCCGCCTACTCGTACAACGCTGGAGTTC
- a CDS encoding DUF2997 domain-containing protein, producing METLEFIIYPDGRVQEKVTGIVGSSCAEVTKAIEAQLGQVLSQEPTSEHFATKVQETSVANTQSAFSDW from the coding sequence ATGGAAACATTAGAATTCATAATTTATCCAGACGGTCGGGTACAAGAAAAGGTCACTGGCATAGTGGGTTCTTCCTGTGCGGAAGTTACAAAAGCCATAGAGGCTCAGCTGGGACAGGTACTAAGTCAAGAGCCAACATCGGAACACTTTGCTACTAAGGTACAGGAAACTAGTGTAGCGAATACACAGAGCGCTTTCAGCGATTGGTAA